The Herbaspirillum sp. RTI4 genome has a segment encoding these proteins:
- a CDS encoding acetyl-CoA acetyltransferase, with protein MSTSASPCITGWNHSRFGKLDGIDPEALIGEVAAAAIAHAGLSPEDIGSIHIGNFNGGFLYQDFPSSLIFNTLPQLRFLPAVRVENACATGSAAIHSALNSIRAGQSRHALVIGFEKMTELSTAAVGDVLLKCSYAKEEAGIPGGFAGVFGTIAQAYFDRYGDQSDALAAIAAKNHKNGMSNPYAHMRKDFGFDFCRTPSEKNPFVAGPLKRTDCSLISDGAAAMIISSADVAKGMTRAVQFRAAVHVNDFLPLSKRDPTRFEGGALAWKQALSQAGITLNDLSLVETHDCFTIAELLEYEAMGLAEPGQGARAILDGVTAKDGRLPVNPSGGLKSKGHPIGATGVSMHVMAAMQACHDAQEMQIPHADKVGVFNMGGAAVANYVSILQRVA; from the coding sequence ATGAGCACCTCCGCCTCCCCCTGCATTACCGGCTGGAACCATTCACGCTTTGGCAAACTGGATGGCATTGACCCTGAAGCGCTGATCGGCGAAGTCGCCGCCGCCGCCATTGCCCACGCGGGTCTGTCGCCGGAAGACATCGGCTCCATCCACATCGGCAATTTCAACGGCGGCTTCCTGTATCAGGACTTCCCCTCCTCGCTGATCTTCAATACCCTGCCGCAACTGCGCTTCCTGCCGGCAGTACGGGTGGAAAACGCCTGCGCCACCGGCTCGGCTGCGATTCATTCCGCGCTCAATTCGATCCGCGCCGGTCAATCGCGACACGCACTCGTCATCGGCTTTGAAAAAATGACCGAACTGTCCACCGCTGCCGTCGGCGACGTGCTGCTCAAATGCTCTTACGCCAAAGAAGAAGCCGGTATCCCCGGCGGCTTCGCGGGCGTCTTCGGCACCATCGCCCAAGCGTATTTCGATCGCTACGGCGACCAGTCCGATGCGCTGGCCGCCATCGCCGCCAAGAACCACAAGAACGGCATGTCCAATCCCTACGCCCACATGCGCAAGGATTTCGGTTTCGACTTTTGCCGCACGCCCTCCGAGAAAAATCCCTTCGTCGCCGGCCCGCTCAAGCGCACCGACTGCTCGCTGATTTCCGACGGCGCTGCCGCCATGATCATCAGTTCGGCCGATGTCGCCAAAGGCATGACCCGCGCCGTGCAGTTCCGCGCTGCCGTTCACGTCAACGATTTCCTGCCGCTGAGCAAACGCGATCCGACCCGCTTTGAAGGCGGCGCACTGGCCTGGAAACAGGCGCTGTCGCAAGCCGGCATCACCCTGAACGATCTGTCGCTGGTCGAAACCCACGATTGCTTCACCATCGCTGAATTGCTGGAATACGAAGCCATGGGGCTGGCCGAACCGGGCCAGGGCGCGCGCGCCATTCTCGACGGCGTCACCGCCAAAGACGGCCGCTTGCCGGTCAATCCTTCCGGTGGACTGAAATCGAAGGGACATCCTATCGGTGCTACGGGGGTATCGATGCACGTCATGGCGGCGATGCAAGCCTGCCACGATGCGCAAGAGATGCAAATCCCCCATGCCGACAAGGTGGGCGTATTCAACATGGGCGGCGCAGCGGTGGCCAATTACGTGAGTATTTTGCAGCGGGTGGCATGA
- a CDS encoding TRAP transporter substrate-binding protein: MGTIRNVSRRHFLKTASAATAVVTAGSYASSAFAETAEFTLKYANNLPLTHPMNMRAKEMAAKIATESKGRIDFQVYPNGQLGTDTDTLSQIRAGAVDFFTLSPLILGTLVPAAQISGIGFAFKDYNQVWAALDGDLGAHVRKQIVASSTLFAFEKIWDSGYRQMTNSTRPITKPEDLKGMKLRVPPSPLWTSMFRAFDAAPTSINFAEVYSALQTKIVEGQENPLAVIYTAKLYEVQKYCAITNHMWDGFWFLGNKKSFEKLPKDLQEIVTRNINEAGLKQRVDVKALNDSLVAEMKTKGMAFNNADPDAFRAKLRSAGFYAEWNKKFGAEAWAILEKYTGKLA; the protein is encoded by the coding sequence ATGGGTACTATTCGTAATGTTTCGCGTCGTCATTTCCTGAAAACCGCTTCTGCCGCCACTGCGGTGGTCACTGCCGGTTCCTACGCGTCGTCTGCTTTTGCGGAGACGGCCGAGTTCACGCTGAAGTACGCCAACAATTTGCCGCTGACGCATCCGATGAATATGCGCGCCAAGGAAATGGCGGCCAAGATCGCTACCGAATCCAAGGGACGCATCGATTTTCAGGTCTACCCTAATGGCCAGTTGGGTACCGATACCGATACCCTGTCGCAGATTCGCGCCGGCGCAGTCGATTTCTTCACGCTGTCACCATTGATTCTCGGCACGCTGGTGCCCGCTGCGCAAATCAGCGGTATCGGCTTCGCCTTCAAGGATTACAACCAGGTATGGGCCGCGCTGGACGGCGATCTGGGTGCGCATGTGCGCAAGCAAATTGTCGCCAGCTCGACCCTGTTTGCGTTTGAAAAAATCTGGGACAGCGGCTATCGCCAAATGACCAACAGCACCCGGCCGATCACCAAGCCGGAGGATTTGAAGGGCATGAAACTGCGTGTGCCGCCAAGCCCGCTGTGGACTTCGATGTTCCGCGCCTTCGATGCCGCACCGACCAGCATCAACTTCGCCGAAGTGTATTCCGCGCTGCAAACCAAGATTGTCGAAGGACAGGAAAATCCGCTGGCAGTGATCTATACCGCCAAGCTCTACGAAGTGCAAAAGTATTGCGCCATCACCAACCATATGTGGGATGGCTTCTGGTTCCTCGGCAACAAGAAATCGTTTGAAAAACTGCCGAAAGACCTGCAAGAGATCGTTACCCGCAACATCAACGAAGCGGGCCTCAAGCAGCGCGTCGATGTCAAAGCGCTCAACGATTCTCTCGTAGCCGAAATGAAAACCAAGGGCATGGCGTTTAACAATGCCGATCCTGATGCGTTCCGCGCCAAGCTGCGCAGCGCGGGTTTCTATGCCGAATGGAATAAAAAATTCGGTGCTGAAGCCTGGGCGATTCTGGAGAAATACACCGGAAAGCTGGCGTAA
- a CDS encoding TRAP transporter large permease subunit, translating into MEAVATLSPGLPHHPAARLLATVNRGAMHAVGAVAATLLVVETFVLLLGVIYRYALHDPLIWSDELASTLFIWLSMLGAVLALDRGEHMRLTAVVNKLSEKWRVWLETVAALVVCIFVLMIIHPAVNHAVDQMDITTPALEIPDGLRTAALPIGAVLMLLAALARMAVRSSWQQVASALVFVGLICGVLWLGRPALLAMGNYNLIIFFVVLIGACVAGGIPIAFAFGTATMAYLTLATGAPLMIVVSRMDEGMSSLILLSVPLFVLLGSLLEISGLARTLIDFMAALLGHVRGGLQYVLLGAMFLVSGISGSKAADMAAIAPALFPEMKKRGAKPEELVALLSSSGAMTETIPPSLVLITIGAVCSVSISALFVGGLMPAVIATAAIGVVCWFRARREPLTGIPRAPLAVVGKTLLVALPALALPLLIRVAVIEGVATATEVATIGVAYTVAVGLIMHVFMRHLDFKRLYPMLVESAALSGAILLIIGLATSMAWALTQSGFSARLVALMQNVPGGGTGFLLISIVIFIVLGSILEGIPAIVLFGPLLFPVARSLGIHDVHYAMVVILSMGIGLFAPPFGVGFYAACAIGKVSPDRVFNRVWGYLTALLIALLVVAAVPWISIGFLEK; encoded by the coding sequence ATGGAGGCGGTCGCTACTTTGTCTCCGGGGCTTCCTCACCACCCGGCGGCGCGACTGCTGGCGACCGTCAACCGCGGCGCCATGCACGCCGTCGGTGCGGTGGCCGCCACCTTGCTGGTGGTCGAAACTTTCGTGCTGCTGCTGGGTGTCATTTATCGGTATGCGCTGCACGATCCGCTGATCTGGTCGGATGAACTGGCTTCCACGCTGTTCATCTGGCTATCGATGCTGGGTGCGGTGCTGGCGCTGGATCGCGGCGAGCATATGCGTCTGACCGCCGTGGTCAACAAGCTGTCGGAAAAATGGCGCGTCTGGCTGGAAACGGTGGCGGCGCTGGTGGTCTGCATTTTTGTGCTGATGATTATTCATCCGGCGGTCAATCATGCCGTCGATCAGATGGACATCACGACCCCGGCGCTGGAAATTCCCGATGGCTTGCGGACTGCCGCTTTGCCTATCGGCGCGGTGTTGATGCTGCTGGCAGCGCTGGCCCGCATGGCAGTGCGTTCCAGCTGGCAGCAAGTCGCTTCTGCGCTGGTCTTCGTCGGCCTTATCTGCGGCGTGCTGTGGCTGGGTCGTCCGGCCTTGCTGGCGATGGGCAATTACAACCTGATTATCTTTTTTGTGGTGCTGATCGGCGCGTGCGTCGCGGGCGGCATTCCGATTGCGTTTGCTTTCGGTACCGCCACCATGGCCTATCTGACGCTGGCCACCGGTGCGCCGCTGATGATTGTGGTCAGTCGTATGGATGAGGGCATGTCCAGTCTGATTCTGTTGTCGGTGCCGCTGTTCGTGCTGCTCGGCTCGCTGCTGGAAATCAGCGGACTGGCGCGTACGCTGATCGATTTCATGGCAGCGTTGCTGGGCCATGTGCGCGGCGGTTTGCAATATGTGCTGCTGGGTGCGATGTTTCTGGTGTCGGGGATTTCCGGCTCGAAGGCGGCGGACATGGCGGCGATTGCGCCAGCGCTGTTTCCTGAAATGAAAAAGCGCGGCGCGAAACCGGAAGAACTGGTGGCCTTGCTTTCCTCCTCCGGCGCGATGACCGAAACCATTCCCCCTAGTCTGGTGCTCATTACGATTGGCGCGGTGTGCAGCGTATCGATTTCTGCCCTGTTCGTCGGCGGCTTGATGCCGGCGGTGATCGCCACAGCGGCCATCGGCGTGGTGTGCTGGTTCCGGGCGCGTCGCGAACCGTTGACTGGCATTCCCCGCGCCCCTCTGGCGGTAGTCGGCAAAACCTTGCTGGTGGCTTTGCCGGCGCTGGCGCTGCCCTTGCTGATCCGGGTCGCCGTGATCGAAGGGGTGGCAACGGCGACTGAAGTGGCGACTATCGGCGTGGCCTACACCGTCGCCGTCGGTTTGATCATGCACGTCTTCATGCGGCATCTGGATTTCAAGCGTTTGTATCCGATGCTGGTGGAATCGGCAGCGCTGTCGGGCGCGATTCTGCTCATTATCGGACTGGCGACTTCCATGGCGTGGGCGCTGACGCAGTCGGGATTTTCGGCGCGACTGGTGGCGCTGATGCAGAACGTGCCGGGCGGCGGTACGGGATTCTTGCTCATCTCGATTGTGATTTTCATCGTGCTGGGCAGCATTCTGGAAGGCATTCCCGCCATTGTCCTGTTCGGACCGCTGCTGTTTCCGGTAGCGCGTTCGCTGGGTATCCATGACGTGCATTACGCCATGGTGGTGATTCTGTCGATGGGCATAGGCTTGTTCGCGCCACCGTTCGGCGTCGGTTTCTATGCCGCTTGCGCGATCGGCAAAGTCTCGCCCGACCGGGTGTTCAACCGGGTATGGGGTTATCTGACGGCCTTGCTGATTGCCTTGTTAGTCGTCGCAGCGGTGCCGTGGATTTCAATCGGCTTCCTTGAAAAATAA
- a CDS encoding SDR family NAD(P)-dependent oxidoreductase, translating into MQENDNGTRVALVTGAATGIGAAIAQRLAQDGHRVLVADIDLAAAQATSTAINVAGGQSAALVMDVGDPASIAAAFALIDKEYGRCDVLVNNAGVAKICSFLDFPLDNWQRTMNINVTGPLLCGQHAARMMLRRKWGRIVNISSISGLRAGAGRTAYGTSKAAVIGLTKQMAIELAEHGITVNSVAPGPIDTQMTLTLHTAEMREGFNRQVPMKRYGTPDEIAAAVGFLVSPAASYVTGHVMPVDGGFIAAGLLDS; encoded by the coding sequence ATGCAAGAAAACGATAACGGCACCCGTGTGGCGCTTGTGACAGGCGCCGCCACGGGCATTGGTGCTGCGATTGCTCAACGGCTGGCGCAGGACGGTCATCGGGTGCTGGTGGCCGATATTGATCTGGCCGCAGCACAGGCAACCAGTACCGCTATTAATGTGGCCGGCGGGCAGAGCGCGGCGCTGGTGATGGATGTCGGTGACCCGGCTTCGATTGCGGCGGCTTTTGCCCTGATCGACAAGGAATACGGCCGCTGCGACGTGCTGGTCAATAACGCCGGGGTAGCCAAGATTTGCAGCTTCCTTGATTTCCCGCTCGATAACTGGCAACGCACGATGAATATCAATGTCACCGGGCCTCTGCTGTGCGGCCAGCACGCGGCGCGGATGATGCTGCGCCGCAAGTGGGGACGTATCGTGAATATTTCCTCGATTTCCGGTTTGCGTGCCGGTGCCGGACGCACCGCTTACGGTACCTCCAAAGCGGCCGTGATCGGCCTGACGAAGCAGATGGCAATTGAGCTGGCGGAACACGGCATTACGGTCAACAGCGTGGCACCGGGGCCGATTGATACGCAGATGACGCTGACTTTGCATACCGCCGAGATGCGCGAAGGTTTTAACCGGCAGGTGCCGATGAAGCGCTACGGCACGCCCGATGAAATTGCGGCAGCGGTGGGGTTTCTGGTGTCGCCGGCGGCCTCGTATGTGACCGGGCATGTGATGCCGGTCGATGGTGGTTTTATTGCCGCCGGATTGCTCGATAGCTGA
- a CDS encoding SDR family NAD(P)-dependent oxidoreductase, translated as MEGKVVLVTGAGSVGPGWGNGKAAATLYARAGARILAVDRSLPAAQETCDLIRAEGGVCEVFAADVADNAQVRAMTQAALDFFGRIDVLHNNVGIAEVGGPVEASEESWNRVVAVNQTSLFLTCKHVLPVMVAQKGGAIVNISSIAAIRWIGFPYVAYSATKAAMLAFTKNIAMQYAPLGIRANCILPGLMDTPMIREPLKASYGGDIDEMRRQRDTQCPMGYMGDAWDVAHAALFLASDAARYITGVDLPVDGGLSLRCV; from the coding sequence ATGGAAGGCAAGGTGGTGCTGGTAACGGGCGCTGGCTCCGTCGGCCCCGGCTGGGGCAACGGCAAGGCGGCGGCGACCTTGTATGCGCGCGCAGGAGCGCGCATTCTGGCAGTTGATCGCAGCTTGCCGGCGGCGCAAGAGACCTGCGACCTGATACGCGCAGAAGGCGGCGTCTGCGAAGTGTTTGCGGCCGATGTCGCGGATAACGCGCAAGTGAGGGCGATGACGCAGGCGGCGCTCGATTTTTTCGGCCGCATCGATGTGCTGCATAACAATGTCGGGATTGCCGAAGTGGGTGGCCCGGTCGAGGCCAGCGAAGAAAGCTGGAACCGGGTAGTGGCGGTCAACCAGACCAGCCTGTTCCTGACCTGCAAGCATGTGCTGCCGGTGATGGTGGCGCAGAAGGGCGGGGCGATCGTCAATATTTCCTCGATTGCAGCCATTCGCTGGATCGGCTTTCCGTATGTGGCTTACAGCGCGACCAAGGCGGCCATGCTGGCATTCACCAAGAACATCGCCATGCAGTACGCGCCGCTGGGCATACGCGCCAATTGCATTCTGCCGGGACTGATGGATACGCCGATGATCCGTGAGCCGCTCAAGGCTTCGTACGGCGGCGATATCGATGAAATGCGCCGTCAGCGCGATACCCAATGTCCTATGGGTTACATGGGAGACGCCTGGGATGTCGCACATGCGGCGCTGTTTCTGGCCTCCGATGCGGCGCGTTACATCACGGGCGTGGATCTGCCGGTGGATGGGGGGCTGAGTCTGCGCTGTGTTTGA
- a CDS encoding LysR family transcriptional regulator, translating into MIELRHLSYFRTVAETLHFGKAAVLLHISQPPLTRQIAALERELGVQLFDRSKRNVRLTAAGEHFYRDTTEVFTALERARRNAVSASAGRNGSLLVGFMMSSAYNILPAVTRHYSAAYPDVDMRLTEYVPNLLATDVLDGHTDVALMYRPEDCSALESRTIFSEPLVAVLPHDHRLAQRELLHASDLAQESFIIFPRLIAPVEHDKIIHYCLAHGFRPRIQLETNLQQTIVNLVGEGLGVALVPNSMRAMHLDSTVFVPLAAPPMVSIAVLWHRDNRNPCIHTFADTATEVWRQMQATAQAVA; encoded by the coding sequence ATGATAGAACTGCGCCACCTGAGCTACTTCCGCACCGTTGCCGAAACCCTGCACTTCGGCAAAGCCGCCGTTCTGCTGCACATTTCGCAACCGCCGCTGACGCGCCAGATCGCCGCGCTGGAACGGGAACTCGGGGTGCAGCTATTCGACCGCAGCAAACGCAACGTCCGGCTCACGGCGGCGGGTGAGCATTTTTATCGCGATACGACAGAGGTGTTTACCGCACTGGAACGCGCCCGGCGCAATGCGGTGTCGGCCAGTGCCGGCAGGAATGGCTCGCTGCTGGTGGGCTTCATGATGTCCAGCGCCTATAACATTCTGCCTGCCGTGACCCGCCATTATTCGGCCGCCTACCCCGACGTCGACATGCGGCTGACCGAATACGTCCCGAATTTGCTGGCGACCGATGTGCTGGACGGCCATACCGATGTCGCGCTGATGTACCGCCCGGAAGATTGCAGCGCGCTGGAAAGCCGCACAATTTTTTCAGAACCGCTGGTGGCAGTGCTGCCGCACGATCACCGGCTGGCGCAGCGCGAACTGCTCCACGCCAGCGATCTGGCGCAGGAATCTTTTATTATTTTTCCGCGCCTCATCGCCCCGGTCGAACACGACAAGATCATCCATTATTGTCTGGCGCACGGCTTCCGCCCCCGCATACAACTGGAAACCAATCTGCAACAAACCATCGTCAATCTGGTGGGCGAAGGGCTGGGTGTGGCGCTGGTGCCGAACTCCATGCGCGCGATGCATCTCGACAGCACCGTCTTCGTCCCTCTGGCTGCGCCGCCGATGGTGAGCATCGCTGTGCTGTGGCACCGGGACAACCGTAATCCCTGCATTCACACTTTTGCCGATACCGCCACGGAAGTGTGGCGGCAGATGCAGGCAACGGCGCAGGCAGTCGCTTAA
- a CDS encoding sigma-54-dependent Fis family transcriptional regulator translates to MPTSPVAFTFAAPAASSFSSSSLPPAHQPPHRSASRYRPLDTLCGGDPTMHTLIERGKRLIDHGIPILLLGETGTGKEYLSRALHAYSARRDAGWVAVNCASIPESLAESELFGYSKGAFSGALPGGMKGKVQQADGGTLFLDEIGDMPFSLQTRFLRVLSEREVIPLGAAQPVSVDLQLICATHQDLHVLVAQGRFRQDLYYRIAGGILRLPALRERADARSLIMQMIADELGLPRPDEDMISASALQRLLRCSWPGNLRQLHAVVRYCCAVMNGAQIESEDLPEELMPNELRLNELRANELRLNELRPNDLMPNDLMPNSQTDTAAGLPPMMALVEPQPLRAEGALGVERSRVIDALVGSRWNISAASRQLGMCRASLYRKLRQLDIPHVRDQSGLVPAYAMP, encoded by the coding sequence ATGCCGACATCCCCGGTAGCTTTCACCTTTGCCGCGCCCGCTGCTTCTTCTTTTTCTTCTTCTTCGCTGCCTCCCGCTCATCAACCCCCCCATCGTTCCGCTTCGCGTTACCGTCCCTTGGATACCCTGTGCGGAGGCGATCCGACCATGCACACGCTGATCGAGCGCGGCAAGCGCCTGATCGATCACGGCATTCCGATATTGCTGCTCGGCGAGACCGGCACCGGCAAGGAATATTTGTCGCGCGCCTTGCATGCCTATAGCGCACGACGCGACGCCGGCTGGGTCGCGGTCAATTGCGCATCGATTCCCGAAAGTCTGGCCGAGAGTGAGCTGTTCGGTTACAGCAAGGGCGCGTTTTCCGGCGCTTTGCCCGGCGGCATGAAAGGCAAGGTGCAACAGGCCGATGGCGGTACGCTGTTCCTCGATGAAATCGGCGATATGCCCTTCAGTTTGCAGACCCGTTTTTTGCGCGTGCTGTCGGAACGCGAAGTCATTCCGCTGGGCGCGGCGCAGCCGGTGAGTGTCGATCTTCAACTGATTTGCGCCACGCATCAGGATTTGCATGTGCTGGTGGCGCAGGGGCGCTTCCGTCAGGATTTGTATTACCGCATTGCGGGCGGCATTTTGCGCTTGCCGGCTTTGCGCGAGCGAGCCGATGCGCGCAGTCTGATCATGCAGATGATTGCCGATGAACTCGGATTGCCAAGGCCGGATGAGGACATGATTTCCGCCTCGGCTTTGCAGCGTTTGCTGCGGTGCAGCTGGCCCGGTAATTTGCGGCAGCTGCATGCCGTAGTGCGCTATTGCTGCGCCGTCATGAACGGGGCGCAGATCGAGTCGGAGGATTTGCCGGAAGAATTAATGCCGAACGAATTAAGGCTGAATGAATTAAGGGCGAATGAATTAAGGCTGAATGAATTAAGGCCGAATGACTTAATGCCGAATGACTTAATGCCCAATAGTCAGACCGATACCGCCGCTGGCTTGCCACCCATGATGGCGCTGGTAGAGCCGCAGCCTTTGCGTGCAGAGGGAGCTTTGGGTGTCGAGCGCAGTCGGGTCATTGATGCGCTGGTCGGCAGTCGCTGGAATATTTCGGCGGCATCGCGCCAGCTGGGGATGTGCCGCGCTTCGCTGTATCGCAAACTGCGTCAGCTGGATATTCCGCATGTGCGCGATCAGTCCGGGCTGGTGCCGGCTTACGCCATGCCGTAA
- a CDS encoding protein-tyrosine phosphatase family protein, with protein MRIYADSKSPSIRQNSNDIFLFGTCQKDRPRRVCSGTRPPFGYGKIGPYFIGVKKNTARIGNLDATQVSAQAHPAGKMRLSALLSSAQTSSAHDEAAGPSRQSTTIVVADIHPAPGETSPVRKTSLQSPPPPLVATPGVPSRRRANQRPTFLKFPIFVTTDASRKKTALQWVLGTSETRGELSHLMEGKTGPESAGMEFLNDVAAARYPDISTARASQVVAPDGTRLAANIVKIKGINVAIASQYPKKEYLAAWFSTLLSNRTPVLVVLASDMEIDAHSLPDYFRRSGQYGEVKVTATMTATSCKNDGIDARDLRLTSYTLLLEDGRCAIRVPVLHVPHWPDKGVLKPNTLHELACRVNRAIWRSRADYEVGDPDALLDDKKLLPVIHCRAGAGRTGMLIGMLELLKSECSSVQEIVSDMRHSRSPHMVETNAQLDALADLAMERGTPLFKE; from the coding sequence ATGCGTATCTATGCCGATTCAAAATCCCCGTCGATCAGACAAAATAGCAATGACATTTTTCTTTTCGGCACCTGCCAGAAAGACCGCCCCCGGCGCGTTTGCTCCGGCACCCGCCCTCCTTTCGGCTACGGGAAAATAGGGCCTTATTTCATCGGCGTTAAAAAAAACACCGCCCGTATCGGCAATCTCGACGCCACACAGGTATCGGCACAAGCACATCCTGCTGGCAAAATGCGCCTCTCGGCTTTATTGTCCAGCGCGCAGACATCGAGCGCTCACGATGAAGCCGCAGGCCCTTCCCGACAATCTACGACTATCGTCGTCGCCGACATCCATCCTGCGCCGGGCGAAACCTCGCCTGTCAGAAAAACCAGCCTGCAATCTCCGCCGCCGCCTTTAGTCGCCACGCCCGGTGTCCCGTCACGCCGACGTGCCAATCAGCGGCCCACCTTCCTGAAGTTTCCTATCTTCGTCACCACCGATGCAAGTCGAAAAAAAACGGCGCTCCAATGGGTATTGGGAACCTCCGAGACGAGAGGCGAGCTGTCCCATCTGATGGAAGGAAAAACAGGACCAGAAAGCGCCGGCATGGAGTTCCTCAATGACGTCGCCGCCGCGCGCTATCCCGATATCTCAACCGCCAGAGCAAGCCAGGTCGTCGCTCCCGACGGCACCAGACTGGCCGCCAACATCGTCAAAATCAAGGGCATCAACGTGGCTATCGCCAGCCAGTACCCTAAAAAAGAGTATCTGGCCGCCTGGTTTTCCACCTTGCTCAGCAACCGCACCCCGGTGCTGGTGGTTCTGGCCAGCGACATGGAAATAGATGCGCACAGCCTGCCCGATTATTTCCGCCGCTCCGGGCAATATGGGGAGGTGAAAGTGACGGCGACGATGACGGCCACCTCTTGCAAAAACGACGGCATCGACGCCAGAGACCTGCGACTTACCTCCTACACACTCTTGCTGGAAGACGGTCGTTGCGCGATACGGGTTCCGGTGCTGCATGTTCCGCACTGGCCCGACAAAGGCGTGCTGAAACCGAATACGCTGCACGAGCTGGCCTGTCGCGTCAACCGGGCGATATGGCGCAGCCGGGCCGATTATGAAGTAGGCGATCCAGACGCCTTACTGGACGATAAAAAACTGCTCCCGGTCATCCATTGCCGTGCCGGCGCAGGCCGCACCGGGATGCTGATCGGCATGCTGGAACTGTTGAAATCCGAATGCAGCAGCGTGCAGGAAATTGTGAGCGACATGCGCCACAGCCGTAGCCCGCACATGGTGGAAACCAACGCCCAGCTCGATGCGCTCGCCGATTTGGCGATGGAACGTGGCACGCCGCTGTTCAAGGAATAA
- a CDS encoding type IV pilus twitching motility protein PilT: MDIFELLAFSLQKHASDLHLSAGLPPLLRIHGQMHATELPPLTPPQVLEMLRLLMTDAQRASYTADGDCDFSHALASGHRFRINAFVQQRGAAAVMRAIPATVASLAELALPPLLAELALLPRGLVLVTGPTGCGKSTTLAAMVNHINQHAPAHIISIEDPIEFLHTPQKSLISQREVGAHTRSFAAALRAALREDPDVILVGELRDPETIRLALTAAETGHLVLGTLHTSSAPKSIDRIVDVFPASEKEMVRAMLSESLQAVIAQHLVVHRNGDSRIAAHEIMLGTPAIRNLIREGKVPQLYSAMQTGTAAGMQTLDHALSVLVKRQTITAASARSIARQPENFPS, from the coding sequence ATGGACATTTTCGAACTGCTTGCCTTTTCTCTTCAGAAACACGCTTCCGACCTGCATCTGTCGGCCGGTCTGCCGCCGCTGCTACGCATACACGGGCAGATGCACGCCACTGAATTACCGCCGCTGACGCCGCCGCAGGTGCTGGAAATGCTTCGCCTGCTCATGACCGACGCGCAGCGCGCAAGCTATACCGCCGACGGTGATTGCGATTTTTCTCACGCACTGGCGAGCGGCCATCGTTTTCGGATCAACGCCTTCGTGCAGCAGCGCGGTGCAGCCGCTGTCATGCGCGCCATTCCCGCCACCGTCGCCAGTCTGGCCGAGCTGGCGTTACCGCCGCTGTTGGCCGAGCTGGCACTGCTTCCGCGTGGCCTGGTATTGGTGACCGGGCCAACCGGTTGCGGCAAATCGACCACGCTGGCGGCCATGGTCAACCATATCAACCAACATGCGCCGGCACACATCATCTCCATCGAAGACCCGATCGAATTTCTGCACACGCCGCAAAAAAGCCTGATCAGCCAGCGTGAAGTCGGTGCGCATACACGTTCGTTTGCCGCCGCTCTGCGCGCTGCCTTGCGTGAAGATCCCGACGTGATACTGGTCGGCGAGCTGCGCGACCCTGAAACCATTCGTCTGGCGCTGACGGCGGCGGAAACCGGCCATCTGGTCCTCGGCACGCTGCACACCTCGTCGGCCCCCAAGAGCATCGACCGCATCGTCGATGTCTTTCCCGCCAGCGAAAAAGAAATGGTGCGCGCCATGCTGTCTGAATCGCTGCAGGCCGTCATTGCCCAGCATCTGGTGGTCCACCGCAACGGCGACAGCCGGATCGCCGCACACGAAATCATGCTGGGTACTCCCGCCATCCGCAACCTGATCCGCGAAGGCAAGGTGCCGCAATTGTATTCCGCCATGCAAACCGGCACAGCAGCAGGAATGCAAACGCTGGATCACGCCCTGTCCGTGCTGGTCAAACGGCAAACGATCACGGCAGCCAGCGCGCGCAGCATTGCACGACAGCCGGAAAATTTCCCTTCCTAA